The window TCGTCGGACATCGACGCGAGACGGTTCATCAGGTTCACTTCCTCCAGCTCGGAATTCCGCTTGGCCACCGCGCGCAGCACCGCCCGGCGCAGCCGCAGCCGCCGGATCTGCTCGTCCAGCGCCTCGACGTGCCGGGTCGCCAGCTCGCCGACCGTCGCCGACTGCGTCAGCGCCGCGGAGACGTCGGCGAGGCCGAGGCCCAGCTCCCGCAGCGTGCGGACCAGCTCGAGCCGGGCCATCGCCGCCGCGTCGTAGAGGCGGTAGCCGGCATCCGTCCGGTCGGTCGGGGGCAGCAGGCCCTCGTCCGAGTAGAAGCGGATGGTCTTGACCGGCAGGCCGGTCCGCCGGGCCAGCTCGCCGATGGTGAAGATCGCGGTGGTGCCCACAAGACGCATGGTGAACTCTCCAGTCGGGGGAGAGTCAACCCTCCCACGGTACGGTTGGGGCATGCACTTCACCCGGCCCCGTGACCTGGTGGTGGCGGGGGTACTCGGCCTGGTTCTCGGCTACCTGCTCTTCCTGACCGCGTACGGCTCGCTGCCCCAGCTGCCGACGTTCGCCGGCGTCACCTTCGCCGTGCTGGCGGTGATCGAGGCCGGGCTCGCGCTCTCCATCCGCTCGCGGATCAAGAACGGCCGCGTCGTCGCCGCGATCGGGATCGCCCGATCGGTGGCCCTCGCCAAGGCCTCGTCACTCGCCGGCGCGTTCATGGGCGGCGCCTGGCTGGCCGCGCTCGCCTACGTTCTGCCGCGACGTGACGAACTCGTCGCGGCGGTCCTCGACACCCGGGCCGGCGTCGTCGGCGTGGCGTCGTCCGCAGCCCTGGTAGCAGCGGGTTTGTGGCTCGAGCACTGCTGCCGGACCCCCCGTGACCAAGACCGTGAGCACACCCGCGGGACGACCGGTTAGCGCTCGATTCCCACCGCTCGCGGGACCGAGTAGGTCTCGTTCGGATTACGAGCAGGTACGGTGTCAGTCATGACCGGCGTGGGTGACGACTCGCGCGGCCGCCTACTGGGCAGGCCGTGGCTCGTCGTCGGATTCGTCCTCGCCATCGGAGCCACCCTCGCACTGGTGCTCAGCAACGATCTCCGCTATCTCCGGCTCGGGATCGTCGCCGCCCTCTGGGCTGCCCTGATCGGCGCTTTCCTCGCCGTGAAGTACCGCAAGCACGCGGCACAGAGCGAGGACGCGGTCGCCGAGGCGCAGGCTGTGTACGAGCTGGAGCTGGAACGCGAGATCGCGGCCCGGCGTGAATTCGAGCTGGAGGTGGAGGCGGAGAACCGGAGCGAGGCCGACTCCCGCGGCCGCGAGGAGCTGGAGGCGCTGCGCGCCGAGGTGTCCGCGCTGCGCGACAGCCTCCAGTCGCTGTTCGGCGGCGAGGTGCTGCTCGAACGCGTCGCGCTGACCGCGCAGGCGACCCGGATGCGCAAGCTCTCCGACGAGAACCGGATGATCCCGGACGCCGCGCCGAAGAAGAAGCCGGCTCAGCTGATGGCCGGGAAGAAGCCGGCCGAGCAGGGCGAGCGGCCGACCGAGCTGATCGACCGCGTGCTCGACGAGCGCCGCCGCAAGGCGTCGAACGG of the Amycolatopsis sp. NBC_01488 genome contains:
- a CDS encoding DUF3180 domain-containing protein yields the protein MHFTRPRDLVVAGVLGLVLGYLLFLTAYGSLPQLPTFAGVTFAVLAVIEAGLALSIRSRIKNGRVVAAIGIARSVALAKASSLAGAFMGGAWLAALAYVLPRRDELVAAVLDTRAGVVGVASSAALVAAGLWLEHCCRTPRDQDREHTRGTTG